The Halomonas elongata DSM 2581 DNA segment TTTCCTCCCCACTGCCCGCACCTACTCGAACAACGCATTCTCACGGCGCCAGCCAGACGGCGCCCAAAGGGAATCGCTGCACGACTCGGCGAGCGGACTGAAGCGCAAGGCGCATGGAGCAGAGGAACCGGAGCATGGGCGAATGCCATGCAAGGATTTCACGCACCGCGCAACGCAGCGATTCATCCGTGCCGACATTCGTGGAGCCTTTCCAAAGTCATCGGGAGCCCTGCTCCCCTAAGGAGTCCCCTCCATGACCACGATCGTTTCCGTGCGTCGCGGCGACCAGGTGGCCCTGGCCGGCGATGGCCAGGTATCACTGGGCAATACCGTGATGAAAGGCAACGCCAGCAAGGTGCGTCGCCTCTACCGCGGCCAGGTACTGGCCGGCTTCGCCGGCGGTACCGCCGATGCCTTCACCCTGTTCGAGCGTTTCGAGGCCCAGCTCGAGAAGTATCAGGGCAACCTGGTCAAGTCCGCCGTGGAGCTGGCCAAGGACTGGCGAACCGACCGCGCCCTGCGCCGCCTCGAGGCGCTGCTGGCGGTAGCCGACAAGCACGCCTCGCTGATCATCACCGGCAATGGTGATGTGGTCGAACCGGAGCGCGGCATTATCGCCATCGGCTCGGGCGGCAACTATGCCCTGGCCTCGGCGCGCGCCCTGCTCGAGAACACCGAGCTGTCAGCCCGCGAGATCACCGAGAAGTCGCTGGAGATCGCCGGCGATATCTGCGTGTTCACCAACCACCACGTCACGCTGGAAGAGCTCTGATCATGACCCAGATGACCCCCCGCGAGATCGTCCACGCCCTGGACCAGTACATCATCGGCCAGCAGGACGCCAAGCGTGCCGTGGCCAGCGCCCTGCGCAACCGCTGGCGTCGCATGCAGCTCGACGAAGAGTTGCGCCAGGAAGTCACGCCCAAGAACATCCTGATGATCGGCCCTACCGGCGTGGGCAAGACCGAGATCGCCCGCCGCCTGGCCAAGCTCTCCGGCGCTCCCTTCATCAAGATCGAGGCAACCAAGTTCACCGAGGTGGGCTATGTGGGCCGCGATGTGGAAT contains these protein-coding regions:
- the hslV gene encoding ATP-dependent protease subunit HslV; the encoded protein is MTTIVSVRRGDQVALAGDGQVSLGNTVMKGNASKVRRLYRGQVLAGFAGGTADAFTLFERFEAQLEKYQGNLVKSAVELAKDWRTDRALRRLEALLAVADKHASLIITGNGDVVEPERGIIAIGSGGNYALASARALLENTELSAREITEKSLEIAGDICVFTNHHVTLEEL